GGAATCACCGCGCGACCGCCGCCGTTGCACGAGGAGCAGTTCGTTCACGACTTCCGAGGAGGCCGCCGGTGTACGGCGACGAGGCAACGGTCCGCAGGATCCTCACCGAGCTCGGCGACACCTGGGCCGTGGTGGGCCTGTCGTCGAACCAGCGGCGCGCGGCGTACGGCGTCGCCGCGGTGCTCCAGCGCTTCGGCAAGCGCGTGGTGCCGGTGCATCCGAAGGCGGAGACGGTGCACGGGGAGAAGGGCTACGCGAGCCTGGCGGACATCCCCTTCGACGTGGATGTCGTCGACGTGTTCGTCAACAGCGACCTCGCCGGAGCCGTCGCGGACGAGGCGGTCGCCAAGGGCGCGAAGGGCGTCTGGTTCCAGCTCGACGTCATCGACGAGGCGGCGTACGACCGGGCCCGCGCGGCGGGCCTGGAGATGGTGATGGACCGCTGCCCGGCGATCGAGATCCCACGGCTGTCCCATCACGGCGTACGGAAACCCTGAAGGCCCGGGCCTCGGCCTCCCCGTCCGGGGAGGTCGGGCGGAGCATCGAGGAGGCGGCCGTCGCGGAGGTGCCCGTCCACCGACCGGCCTCCATACTGTGCGCATGACCCAGCCCCCGCCTCCCGTCAACTCCGGCGCCCCGCAACGCTTTGCGGTCGTCGTCGTGGGTGCCGGCCCCGCGGGTCTGACTGTCGGCAACATTCTGCGGGCCGCGTCCGTGGACTGCCTGGTGCTGGAGACCGAGAGCCGGGAGTTCGTCGAACAGCGGCCCCGGGCCGGGGTCATCGAGGAATGGGCCGTGCGGGGCCTGGAGAAGCGGCGGCCTGCGGTGGCCGATCCCTCGCCCGGAACCTGCTGGACCGCGCGGAGCTGCACACCGCGTGCGAGTTCCGCTTCGACGGGGAGCGGTACCGGTTCCCGTACGGCGAACTGACGGGCAGTCATCACTTCGTCTACCCGCAGCCGTTGCTGGTGACGGACCTGGTGCACGAGTACGCCGACGTCCGCCGCGGCGCGATCCGCTTCGGCGTCCGGGACGTACGGGTCCACGACGTCGACGGCGACCGGCCGTCGGTGTCGTACACCTGCCCCGAGACGGGTCAACTCCAGTTCGTGCACTGCGACTTCGTCGCGGGCTGCGACGGGGCGCGCGGGGTGAGCCGGGCCTCGCTCCCGGCCGAGCGGGTCAGGATCGCGCGGCACGACTACGGCATCGGCTGGCTGGCCCTGCTCGCCGAGGCACCTCCGTCCACCGACTGCGTGCTGTTCGGCTGCCACGAGCGCGGCTTCGCAGGCCAGATGCCCCGCAGCCCGGAGGTGACCCGCTATTACCTCCAGTGCCCGCCGGGCGACGACGTGGAGAACTGGCCGCACGAGCGCGTCTGGCCTGAGCTGCGCGCACGGCTCGGGGCGGCAGGTGCGCCGCCGCCGGCCGAGGGCCGGCTGATCGAGAGGCGCGTGCTGGACATGCACGACTACGTGGTCGAGCCGATGGTGCACGGCCGGCTCTTCCTCGCCGGCGACGCGGCCCATCTGGTCGCCCCGATCGCCGCCAAGGGCATGAACCTCGCCCTGCACGACGCCTTCCTGCTCGGCGACGCCCTGGTCGCGCGGCTCACCACCGGTGACGGCGGCGGCCTCGACGGCTACGCGCAGGCGTGTCTGCGGCGCGTGTGGGACTACCAGGAGTTCTCGCAGTGGCTGTCCGAGGTCTACCACGGCGCCGCGGCCGGCGATCCGTTCCGGGCGGGCACCGCGCTCGCCCGGCTGCGCCGTCTGTTCACCTCGCCCACGGCGGCCGCCGCCTTCGCCGAGCAGTACCTCGGGACGGCGGCGCGCTACTGAGCGAGCGAGCCGTGCTCAGTCGTGCGGGGGCCGGTCGCTGAGCCGGTGGTCGGCCACGTTCAGCGCCTCGTCGACGAGCCGGCGCAGATGGCCGTCGCGCAGTGAGTAGACCACCCGGCGGCCCTCCTTGCGCGTGTCCACCAGGCCCGCGAGGCGCAGTCGCGCCAAGTGCTGACTGACGGCCGGCCGGGCCGCCCCGCACGCCTCGGTGAGCGTCGTGACGTCGGCCTCTCCCCCGGTCAGCGCGTGCAGCAGGGCGAGCCGGGTCCGGTCCCCGAGCAGGGCCAGCAGTTCGGCGGCGAGCGCGAACTGCTCCTCGCCGGGACTGCGCGGATGCGCCTCATGCGCATCATCCGCAGATGACAGGTGCATGCGTGCGCTCATACGCACATAATGGCGCCACGGGACGGGTACGTCCACTCTCGCGCACCGGAAGGGGATCCACGTGAGCGACCGGCACGGGCACGCCCACCCTCATGAGCACACTCCCGGGCACGATCACGGAAACCCGCCGGGGCACGACCACGGGCACGATCACGGGAACCCGCCCGGCCACTCCCCCGCGCACCGGCACGACCGGGGGCACCGTCACGACCGAGGGCACGACGACGGCCACGAGCACCGGCACGATCACGGCCACCGGCACGGCCTGCGCCACCGGATGGCCCATCTCCTCGCCCCGCACTCCCACGAGACGGCCGACAAGGTCGATTCCGCTCTGGAGTCCTCGGCCCGCGGGATGCGGGCCCTCTGGGTCTCGCTCGTCGTCCTCGGCGTGACGGCACTGGCGCAGGCGGTCGTGGTGGTGCTCTCCGGGTCGGTGGCCCTGCTCGGCGACACGGTGCACAACACCGCGGACGCGCTGACCGCCGTCCCGCTCGGGATCGCCTTCGTGCTGGGCCGGCGCGCGGCCACGCGCCGCTTCACCTACGGCTACGGGCGGGCCGAGGACCTCGCCGGTCTCGTGATCGTGCTGACGATCGCCGCGTCCGCGGCCTTCGCGGGGTGGACGGCCGTGGACCGGCTGCTGGATCCGCGCCCGGTCCAGCACGTCCCGGCGGTCGCCGTGGCCGCCCTCGTCGGCTTCGCCGGCAACGAGTGGGTGGCGCGCTACCGCATCCGCGTCGGCCGCTCGATCGGCTCGGCCGCGCTGGTCGCCGACGGGCTGCACGCCCGCACCGACGGCTTCACCTCCCTGGCCGTGCTGCTGGGCGCGGGCGGCTCGGCCCTCGGATGGCACCTGGCCGACCCCGTCGTCGGGCTGGCGATCACCGCGGCGATCGCGCTGGTGCTGCGGGACGCGGCCCGGGAGGTGTTCCGCCGGGTGATGGACGCCGTCGACCCGGCCCTGGTGGACCGCGCCGAGCGGGCGCTGAGAGAGGTGCCCGGGGTGCGTGGGGTGGGTGAGCTGCGGCTGCGCTGGATCGGCCACCGGCTGCGCGCCGAGGTGGCGGTCGTGGTGGACGGCGACGCGACGGTGCGCGAGGCCCATCGCATCGCCGTGGACGCCGAGCACGCGCTGCTGCACGAGGTACCCCGGCTGACCGCGGCCCTGGTGCACGCCGACCCCGAGCCGGCCCCCGGCGAGAGCGACCCCCATCTGCCGCTGGCCCACCACATCGCGGCGTAGGCCGGGAGACCCGGGACCTGCTGCCGCCTCCACCGCCGGCCGGCTCATCGTGGCGTCGGGTCAGGAGACCCCGAGCCCCTCCAGCACCTCGGCGTGCGGCAGTTCGGCGAAGGCCTTGCCCGGGACCAGCAGCTTGCCGCGCCGCCGCCCGCTGCCGACCAGCACGTACGGCAGGTCGACGACGGCGGCGTCCACCAGGAGGGGCCAGCCGTCCGGCAGCCCGAGCGGGGTGATGCCGCCGTACTCCATGCCGGTCTCGCCGGTCGCCGTGTCCATCGAGGCGAAGGAGGCCTTGCGGGCACCGAGCCGGCGGCGCACCACGCCGTTCACGTCGACCCGGGTGGTGGACAGCACGACGCATGCCGCGAGCGTGGACTCGCCGCCCCGCTTGCCCGAGACCACCACGCAGTTCGCCGACCGTTCCAGCAGATCCCGCCCGTAGTGCTCCACGAAGGTGGCGGTGTCGGCCCACTCCGGGTCGGTGTCGACGTAGACGATCTGCTCGGCGGGGACGCCGCCCTGCCAGTGGCGTACGGCCTCGGCGACCGGGCCGGTGAGTTCGTCGAGGCAGGCGGGGGCCGGCCGGGCGTCGTCGAAGTGTCCGATGGGTGCGCGCATGACCGCACGCTAACAACAGCGGTCCGGCGGTGTCCCGGGCGTCTCAGGTCACGGGCGGCACCGAGACGGCCATGACCATCTCCATGGGGGCGTCGCCGGTGTTGCCGTAGGTGTGCGGGACGTTGGCCTCGAAGTGGACGCTGGCGCCGGCGGGCACGCGGTGCTCGACGCCGTCGACGGTGAGGGTCAGTTCGCCCGCCGTGACATGGAGCAGCTCGGTCGTGCCGGCGGGGTGCGGGTCCGACGGGCTGCTCTCGCCGGGCATGAGCCGCCAGTCCCACATCTCCAGCGGGCCGGGCGCCTCGGTGCCCGCGAGCAGCCGGTTGTAGCTGCCGGCGTCGGTGTGCCAGAGCCGTACGGCCTGGTCGGCCGGGATGACGCGCACGTTCGGGCCCTGCTCGTAGTCGAGCAGGGTCGTGATGCTGACGCCGAGCGCGTCGCCGATCTTGACGACGGTGCCGAGGCTGGGGTTGGTGCGGGCCTGCTCGATCTGGATGAGCATGCCGCGGCTGACGCCCGCGCGGGCGGCGAGCACGTCCAGGGTGAAGCCGCGTACCGCGCGCCAGTGCTTGACGCTCCGCGCCAGGGACTGGGTCAGCAGGTCGAGGTCCGACACATTCCGTCCAATATTCTGTATGACATAGTGCAACGCGCTGCACTATGATGTGGTTGACCTGATCGTTCACTGAACTGTACTGCGAGGTATCCGTCCCATGACAGCGCTCTTCGCCCTGGCCACCAGCCTGCTGTGGGGGCTGGCCGACTTCGGCGGCGGTCTGCTGACCCGGCGCGCGCCCGCGCTCACGGTGGTCGTGGTGTCGCAGTCGATCGCGGTCGTGGTGCTCGGCGCGGTCGTGGTGGCGACCGGCGGGTGGAGCGAGGCGGGGCCGCAGCTGTGGTTCGCCGTGGCGGCCGGGCTGGTCGGTCCGGTGGCGATGCTCGCCTTCTACAAGGCGCTCGCGCTGGGGCCGATGGGCGTGGTCTCGCCGCTCGGGTCGATCGGCGTGGCGGTGCCGGTCGGGGTGGGACTGGTGCTGGGCGAGCGCCCCGGCCTGCTGCAGTTCACCGGCATCCTGGTGGCCGTGGCCGGCGTGTGCCTCGCGGGCGGTCCCCAGTTCCGCGGCGCTCCCGTCCAGCGGCAGGCCATCGCCCTGACGCTGCTCGCGGCGTTCGGCTTCGGCGCGGTGATGGCCCTGATCGCCGAGGCGTCGACGACACTGACCGGCCTGTTCCTCGCCCTGTTCGTGCAGCGGGTGACGAACGTCGCCGCGGGCGGTCTTGCGCTGTTCGTGTCCGTGCGACGCGGGGCGCCGGCCCTTCCGGCGGACGGCTTCCCCTGGCGCGCCCTGCCCGCCCTCGCCTTCGTCGGCCTCGCGGACGTCGCCGCCAACGGCACGTACTCGATCGCGGCACAGCACGGCCCGGTGACGGTCGCAGCCGTGCTGGCCTCCCTGTACCCGGTGGTGACGGCCGCGGCGGCACGGGGCATCCTGCGCGAACGGCTGCGGGCGGTACAGGCCGCGGGAGCGGGCCTGGCCCTGGTGGGCACGGTCCTGCTGGCCTCGGGCTGAACCCGGCCGCGACGGCGGAATGTCGTGACACCGGGGGAACCCGGCTGCGGGGTGTCGTGAACACCGGGGAACCCGGCTGCGGGGGTCATGACACCGGGCGAACCGACCGTTACCGAAGGCTCGTGCCACCGGGCGACCCAACGCCCCCCAAGCCTCCTGACCCCGGGTGAACCCGGTGGTTCAGGCCCCCGGCTCCAGCTCCGCGAGTCCCGGCGCCTCCTCGTCCAGCTCCGCCAGCCGGGCCGCCGTCTCTTCGTCCAGGCCCGACAGTGCTCGGAGCTGCTCGGGGGTGACGCCGTCGGGTATCGGCACCGGCGCGGGCGTGCGCAGCGGTGGCTGCCAGCCGTCGGCAGGGGTCCAGCGCCGTACGACGCGGGCGGGCGCGCCCGCCACCACGGCGTGGTCGGGCACCGTGCCCCGTACGACCGCACCCGCGGCCACCACCACGTTCCGCCCGATCCGGGCGCCGGGCAGGATCACCGCTCCCGTGCCGATCCAGCAGCCGGGCCCGATCTCCACGGGCTCCATCCGCGGCCACTGCTTGCCGATCGGCTCGTGCGGATCGTCGTAGGAGTGGTTCGTGGAGGTGACGTAGACGTAGGGGCCGAAGTAGCAGTCGCTGCCGATCGTGACCGTCGTGTCGGCGATGACGTGGCTGCCGCGGCCCAGGACGACGCCGTCGCCGAGGCGCAGGATCGGGTCCGGGCCGAGGTCGAGGTCGGGCATCAGGCCCGCGGTGAGGGTGACCTGCTCGCCGATGATGCAGTGGGAGCCGAGATGGATCCATGGCTCGCCGAAGACCGTGCCGAGGGGGAAGGCGAGTCTGGTACCTGTTCCCATCGCGCCGAAGCGGTACCGGCCGGGGTGCTCGGCGGTGACGGAGGCCGTCCGCTGCAACCAGGCCCAGCCCGCGTGGACAGCGCGCTGCGTGAGGCTCCGCCGCCAGGATGAGAACGTGTTCTTGCGCTTCGGCACGAGCTCACGGTACTCAGCGGTAGCTCCGCCCGCGGCGTCGGCGGCCTGTGATCTTCACCCCACCGGGTGGCGTACGGTGTGCGCGTTGTCTACGACGTTTCGGGAGGCGGACATGGCGCAGCGGGCGATGATCACGGGGATCGGCGGCAGAGAGCCGGAGATCGACGCGACGGCGTTCGTGGCGCCGACGGCGTCGGTGATCGGGGGCGTGACGCTGGGGGCGGGGGCGAGCGTCTGGTACGGAGCCGTGGTGCGCGGCGACGTCGAGACGATCTCCGTCGGTGCGAGCAGCAACGTGCAGGACAACTGCACGCTCCACGCCGACCCGGGATTCCCGGTGACCGTCGGGGAGCGGGTGAGCATCGGGCACAACGCGGTGGTGCACGGGGCGACGGTCGAGGACGACTGTCTGATCGGCATGGGGGCGACGGTCCTGAACGGCGCCGTCATCGGGGCCGGTTCACTGGTCGCCGCGCAGGCGCTGGTGCCGCAGGGGATGGTGGTGCCGGCCGGGTCACTCGTCGCCGGAGTGCCTGCCAAGGTCAAGCGGCCCTTGACGGAGGAAGAGAAGCAGGGCGTCACCCTCAACGGCACGATGTACGCCGAGCTGGCGAAGGCGCACCGCGAGGTGCACGCGTAGCGGGAGGACGCCCTACTCTGCGGCGGCCACGGGCTGCGCCTGCTGGGTCTCCTGCGCCTTCTTCGCCTTGCGCTTGATCACCAGCATGGACGTGAGGCCCACCAGGACCGCCGCGACCAGGCCCAGCCACGAGAAGCGCTTCAGCCAGGACTCCGCGACGATGCCGACGTAGTAGATGACCGCGGTCGTGCCGCCCGCCCAGACGATGCCGCCGAGGACGTTGGCGATGAGGAACTTCCAGTACGGCATGCGCAGCACGCCGGCGAGGGGGCCCGCGAAGATCCGGAGCAGGGCGACGAACCGGCCGAAGAAGACGGTCCACATGCCCCACTTCTCGAAGGAGCGCTCGGCGGTGGCGATGTGGCCCTCGCTGAAGTGCTTGGGGAACTTGTTGCCCAGCCAGGCCAGCAGGGGCCGTCCGCCCTTGCGGCCGATGGCGTAGCCGATCGAGTCGCCGATGATGGCGCCGGCGGTGGCGCTGGCGCCGAGGACGACGGGGTCGATCTCGCCGTGCTGGGAGGCCAGCAGGGCGGAGGAGACGAGGATGATCTCGCCCGGCAGCGGAATGCCCAGGCTCTCCAGTCCGATGACCAGCCCCACCAGTGCGTAGACGGCAACGGCGGGTACGGTTTCGAGCCACTCCTGGACGTGCAACGCCGGTTCCTTTCCCTGGGCTTCCTGCGAGCTTCCCTGCCTGCACGGGAAGCCTACCGGCTCCTAGGACGTCCCCCACGGCTCAGGCGTTCCAGCTCCACTCGGCGACCTCGGGCAGGTCGGTGCCGTGCTCGCGGATCCAGGCGTGGTGGCGGGTGCGGGCGTCGGCCATCCGCTGGCGTACGGCCGTGGCGCGGACCGCGAGGCCGGGAACGCGGTCGATGACGTCCATGACCAGGCGGTAACGGTCGAGGTCGTTGCGGACGACCATGTCGAACGGCGTGGTCGTGGTGCCGGCCTCCTTGTAGC
The Streptomyces tuirus genome window above contains:
- a CDS encoding CoA-binding protein; translated protein: MYGDEATVRRILTELGDTWAVVGLSSNQRRAAYGVAAVLQRFGKRVVPVHPKAETVHGEKGYASLADIPFDVDVVDVFVNSDLAGAVADEAVAKGAKGVWFQLDVIDEAAYDRARAAGLEMVMDRCPAIEIPRLSHHGVRKP
- a CDS encoding ArsR/SmtB family transcription factor — encoded protein: MSARMHLSSADDAHEAHPRSPGEEQFALAAELLALLGDRTRLALLHALTGGEADVTTLTEACGAARPAVSQHLARLRLAGLVDTRKEGRRVVYSLRDGHLRRLVDEALNVADHRLSDRPPHD
- a CDS encoding cation diffusion facilitator family transporter yields the protein MSDRHGHAHPHEHTPGHDHGNPPGHDHGHDHGNPPGHSPAHRHDRGHRHDRGHDDGHEHRHDHGHRHGLRHRMAHLLAPHSHETADKVDSALESSARGMRALWVSLVVLGVTALAQAVVVVLSGSVALLGDTVHNTADALTAVPLGIAFVLGRRAATRRFTYGYGRAEDLAGLVIVLTIAASAAFAGWTAVDRLLDPRPVQHVPAVAVAALVGFAGNEWVARYRIRVGRSIGSAALVADGLHARTDGFTSLAVLLGAGGSALGWHLADPVVGLAITAAIALVLRDAAREVFRRVMDAVDPALVDRAERALREVPGVRGVGELRLRWIGHRLRAEVAVVVDGDATVREAHRIAVDAEHALLHEVPRLTAALVHADPEPAPGESDPHLPLAHHIAA
- a CDS encoding YbaK/EbsC family protein codes for the protein MRAPIGHFDDARPAPACLDELTGPVAEAVRHWQGGVPAEQIVYVDTDPEWADTATFVEHYGRDLLERSANCVVVSGKRGGESTLAACVVLSTTRVDVNGVVRRRLGARKASFASMDTATGETGMEYGGITPLGLPDGWPLLVDAAVVDLPYVLVGSGRRRGKLLVPGKAFAELPHAEVLEGLGVS
- a CDS encoding XRE family transcriptional regulator is translated as MSDLDLLTQSLARSVKHWRAVRGFTLDVLAARAGVSRGMLIQIEQARTNPSLGTVVKIGDALGVSITTLLDYEQGPNVRVIPADQAVRLWHTDAGSYNRLLAGTEAPGPLEMWDWRLMPGESSPSDPHPAGTTELLHVTAGELTLTVDGVEHRVPAGASVHFEANVPHTYGNTGDAPMEMVMAVSVPPVT
- a CDS encoding DMT family transporter encodes the protein MTALFALATSLLWGLADFGGGLLTRRAPALTVVVVSQSIAVVVLGAVVVATGGWSEAGPQLWFAVAAGLVGPVAMLAFYKALALGPMGVVSPLGSIGVAVPVGVGLVLGERPGLLQFTGILVAVAGVCLAGGPQFRGAPVQRQAIALTLLAAFGFGAVMALIAEASTTLTGLFLALFVQRVTNVAAGGLALFVSVRRGAPALPADGFPWRALPALAFVGLADVAANGTYSIAAQHGPVTVAAVLASLYPVVTAAAARGILRERLRAVQAAGAGLALVGTVLLASG
- a CDS encoding acyltransferase, producing the protein MPKRKNTFSSWRRSLTQRAVHAGWAWLQRTASVTAEHPGRYRFGAMGTGTRLAFPLGTVFGEPWIHLGSHCIIGEQVTLTAGLMPDLDLGPDPILRLGDGVVLGRGSHVIADTTVTIGSDCYFGPYVYVTSTNHSYDDPHEPIGKQWPRMEPVEIGPGCWIGTGAVILPGARIGRNVVVAAGAVVRGTVPDHAVVAGAPARVVRRWTPADGWQPPLRTPAPVPIPDGVTPEQLRALSGLDEETAARLAELDEEAPGLAELEPGA
- a CDS encoding gamma carbonic anhydrase family protein, producing MAQRAMITGIGGREPEIDATAFVAPTASVIGGVTLGAGASVWYGAVVRGDVETISVGASSNVQDNCTLHADPGFPVTVGERVSIGHNAVVHGATVEDDCLIGMGATVLNGAVIGAGSLVAAQALVPQGMVVPAGSLVAGVPAKVKRPLTEEEKQGVTLNGTMYAELAKAHREVHA
- a CDS encoding DedA family protein, with amino-acid sequence MHVQEWLETVPAVAVYALVGLVIGLESLGIPLPGEIILVSSALLASQHGEIDPVVLGASATAGAIIGDSIGYAIGRKGGRPLLAWLGNKFPKHFSEGHIATAERSFEKWGMWTVFFGRFVALLRIFAGPLAGVLRMPYWKFLIANVLGGIVWAGGTTAVIYYVGIVAESWLKRFSWLGLVAAVLVGLTSMLVIKRKAKKAQETQQAQPVAAAE